A single genomic interval of Mesoplodon densirostris isolate mMesDen1 chromosome 20, mMesDen1 primary haplotype, whole genome shotgun sequence harbors:
- the POLB gene encoding DNA polymerase beta yields the protein MSKRKAPQETLNGGITDMLTELANFEKNVNQAIHKYNAYRKAASVIAKYPHKIKSGAEAKKLPGVGTKIAEKIDEFLATGKLRKLEKIRQDDTSSSINFLTRVSGIGPSAARKFVDEGIKTLEDLRKNEDKLNHHQRIGLKYFEDFEKRIPREEMLQMQDIILSEVGKVDSEYIATVCGSFRRGAESSGDMDVLLTHPHFTSESTKQPKLLHRVVEQLQKVHFITDTLSKGETKFMGVCQLPSKNDEKEYPHRRIDIRLIPKDQYYCGVLYFTGSDIFNKNMRAHALEKGFTINEYTIRPLGVTGVAGEPLPVDSEKDIFDYIQWKYREPKDRSE from the exons ATGAGCAAACGGAAGGCGCCGCAGGAGACGCTCAACGGGGGCATCACCGACATGCTCACAG AACTCGCGAACTTTGAGAAGAACGTGAACCAGGCTATCCACAAGTACAATGCCTACAG AAAAGCAGCATCTGTGATAGCAAAGTACCCACACAAGATAAAGAGTGGAGCAGAAGCTAAGAAACTG cCTGGAGTAGGAACAAAAATTGCTGAAAAGATTGATGAGTTTTTAGCTACTGGAAAATTGCGTAAACTGGAAAAG attcGGCAGGATGATACGAGTTCATCCATCAATTTCCTGACTCGAGTTAGTGGCATTGG tccATCTGCTGCAAGGAAGTTTGTAGATGAAGGAATTAAGACATTAGAAG ATCTcagaaaaaatgaagataaattgaACCATCATCAGCGAATTGGGCTAAA ATATTTTGAGGACTTTGAGAAAAGAATTCCTCGTGAAGAGATGTTACAAATGCAA gatattatactaagtgaagttggCAAAGTGGATTCTGAGTACATTGCTACAGTCTGTGGCAGTTTCAGAAGAG GTGCAGAGTCCAGTGGCGACATGGATGTTCTTCTGACCCATCCACACTTTACCTCTGAGTCAACCAAACAG CCAAAGCTGTTACATCGTGTTGTGGAGCAGTTACAAAAGGTCCATTTTATTACAGACACTCTGTCAAAAGGGGAAACCAAGTTCATG ggTGTTTGCCAGCTTCCCAGTAAAAATGATGAAAAGGAATATCCACACAGGAGAATTGATATCAG GTTGATACCTAAGGATCAGTATTACTGTGGTGTGCTCTATTTCACTGGGAGTGATATTTTCAATAAGAATATGAGAGCTCATGCCCTAGAAAAAGGCTTCACAATCAATGAATACACAATCCGTCCCTTGGGAGTCACTG GAGTTGCTGGAGAGCCACTGCCCGTGGATAGTGAGAAGGACATCTTCGACTACATCCAGTGGAAATACCGGGAACCCAAGGATCGAAGTGAATGA